From the genome of Deltaproteobacteria bacterium:
CTGTTGCAGTTGGGCGCCGAATTGGAAGAGTCGGCGCGGGTCAGCGGCGCGTCTTGGACTTATACTTACCGGCGAATTCTTTTGCCTCTGTTGGCGCCGATCGCCGCAGCGGTGGGCTTGATGAATTTCGGCGCCGCCTTGACCAGCATCAGCACTCCCGTGCTACTGTACAGCCATCAATCGCGGCCGCTGGCGATTTTATTAATGGAATATAGTTTCACCGGCGAGCTGGAGCGCGCCGCGGCGTTGGGGTTGTTGATGACATTGATTGTCGGCGCGATGATGCTGGTCGGTCGCAAGTTGGGACTGCAATTGGCGGGGAGTGAATGATGCGCTTGGGATATTCGTGGCTCGTGATACTGATCGCCTTAGGCGATGCGACTGCATTTGCGCAGACCAAAGCTAGCGATAAGGAATGGGCGGCGATCGTCGACGGGGCCAAGAAAGAGGGCAAGGTCGTGGTCGCCGGTTCTCCCGATCCAGTGATGCGCAACGATGTGATTCCTAAATTCACCGCGCGCTACGGCATTCCGGTCGAGTTTATCGCCGGGCGGTCGAGTGAAATTACCGGCCGGGTTAAAACCGAGCGCGCGGCGGGAATTTATAGTGTCGACGTGTTTCTTGCCGGGCCCGACACCACGGCGACGGTGCTCTATGGTGAGAAGTTGATCGATCCTTTGAAGCCGGTCCTGGTCATGCCCGAAGTCGCCGACGGCGCCAAGTGGAAGCGCGGCAAGATTTGGTTCGCCGATCCCGAAGAGCGTTTCGTGGTGCGGGCGTTTAGCAGTGTGGCGACCATGCTGTTTATCAATACCGATAACGTCAAGCCCGAGGAGCTGCGCGCGGCGAAGGATTTATTGAATCCCAAATGGCGCAGCAAAATTTCCGCCGAAGATCCGACCGCTATCGGCTCCGGCTCCAACGCCGCGGCGCGTTTTTATCACGACCTTGGCGAAGACTTTGTCCGCAAGCTTTATGTCGAGCAAAAAACCGTGCGCACTCGCGAACGGCGCCAGATGACCGATTGGCTGGCGCGCGGCACCCAGCCGATTTGTCTCAATTGCCGCGAAGACGACGTCCGGCCGCTGATCAAAGACGGCTTTAAACTTTTGGAGATCTTCGAACTCGTCGACATGCCGCCGTCGATCAACGGCTCACCGTGGATGATGACATTGGCTAACAAGGCGCCCAATCCGAAAGCGGCGCAATTGTTCGCCAACTGGATGATCGCCAAGGAAGGCTTGGAGACTTATGCGCGCGGCTACGGTTCGGCGACGCTGCGCACGGATATCGACGAGTCGTTTCTCAATCCGGCCAATTTGCCGAAAAAAAATATCAAATATTTCGACGACACCGATTGGAAGTGGGTGATCAGCGGCCGCCAGGAGTATCGCGAAAAAGTTTGGCAAGTGCTCAAAGGCAAATAAGCTTGGAATAGTTTTGAATTAGCATCACATAAGAAAGGTAGAAACCTCATGGCAAAGAAAATGAAAATCTATTATCGCGCACCGAGTCACGTGCCGTTGTGGAAGGTGATGGAAGAGTGCGGCTTTTTGAGCAAACATGGCATCGAGATGGAGATGGGCTCGCTAGAAGGCCAACGCCAGCGCGCCGCGGACGGCTTGAAGGCGGGCGATCTCGACGTGGTGTCGGGCAATCATCATAATCTCTACGCGCGCAAAGCGCTCCACGACGAGCCTTACGTGCATATTGCCCAGAGCAATAATTCTTGGCGAGAAAATTTTCTCGTCTGCGGCAAAGGCGTCAACGGCCTGCAGGATTTAAAGGGCAAGAAAGTTGTCATGGACGACTTCGACGGCCACACCGGGCTCAACGTTTGGCTGTATCTCAAGCAGCATGGTTTGGAAGAAGGCCGCGATGTCGAGTTGGTCGAGAACGGCAAGAAGGGCACCGAGCGCGCCCGCGACGTCATGGAAGGCAAATATGACGCGAGCTTCATCCGCGCCGTCGATCGACTGCGGGCGCTCAAGTTCGGCGCGAAGATTATCGAGCTGCCGTCCATGGCGATGATCGAAGGCGTGACGCTCACCACGACAACGACTTATGTAAATAGTCACGAAGAGGAATGCCGAGGGCTGATCAAGGCGCTGGTCGACGGCATTCATTTCTACAAAACCAACAAAGCCGACACCCTGAAGATTTTGCACAAGCACTGCTCGGAGCTGCTCAAGATGAAGGGCGACGAAGAGTGGGATTGTTTCTACGAAAACCAAGCGGAGTCGCTGGAAAGCGCACCTTATCCTTCCATCGAAGCGATTCAAAACGTCTTTGCCCTGGGGGTCAAGCGCAGTCCCGAGATCAAAGAGTTCAATCCGCTGGCGCTGTGGGATCTCCACTACGTCAAAGAGATCGACGATAGCGGCTACATTCGAAAACTTTATGCCTAGGCAGCGCTGCGGTTGTTGATCCGTCATTTTTTTTCACCAGAGGGGACTTCGGAATCGTCACCGAAGTCCCCTCTGTCTTATCGCCGCCTGTCGTATGTCTTGGCGATTGCAGCGCTGCTCAGCTTTCCGCGATCACTGCCGGCGCAAAATGGCGCGCAGGTTTTAGCCGGCGCCGGCGATATCGCCAGTTGCGATACCGACAAAGCGCAGGCCACGGCAAAGTTGCTGGATAAAATTCCTGGCTCGATATTCACGGCTGGCGATAACGTTTATCCGAACGGAACCCATCAAGAGTTTATCGAATGTTACGGTCTCAGTTGGGGGCGCCATCGTGGGCGCACTCGCCCGGCGCTGGGCAATCACGATTATGAAACTAAACAGGCGGCGCCTTATTTCAAATATTTCGGCGCCAACGCTGGGCCCGCCGGTCGCGGCCATTACAGTTACGATCTTGGCGCGTGGCATATCCTATCGCTCAACAGCAACACCAATGCGCCCACCTGGGGCACGCAACAAGAAGAATGGCTGCGCAAAGATTTGGCGGCGAATCCCTCGGCGTGCAAGCTCGCCTATTGGCATCATCCCTTTGTCAGTTCGGGTAAGAACCACGGCAACAGTCCGCATATGCGAAATTTATTCGCGATTCTTTACCGCCATGGCGCCGACGTTGCGGTGAGCGGCCACGATCATATTTACGAGCGCTTCGGGCCGCAGGATGCCGATGGCAAGGCTGACGGGCGGGGCGTGCGCCAATTTATTGCCGGCACCGGCGGCGCGGCGCTCTACGAGATCGGCGTGGTCAAACCTAACAGCCAAGTGCGCAACAGCGCCACCCATGGCGTGATCAAATTCACGCTTCATGCCACCAGCTACGATTGGGAATTTATTCCCATCGCCGGGCAAAGTTTCCGCGACCGCGGCAGCGCGTCATGCCACGGTACCAAAGCGACGAAGTGATCGCACGCTCGTCCTTTGCCGCTCTAGACGGTAGCTTCGAGAAAAGATAAGTAAGTGCCAGGTGTGCGAGTCATGGAGGACGGCATGGACAGCGATGTGGAACCGATCAATCTTTTTGACTTCGAAGCGGTCGCCAAAGAACGCTTGCCCAAAGAGGAATACGACTATATCGCCGGTGGCGCGACCGATGAGCTCAGTGTCGACCGCAATCGCCGCGCCTACGCATCCTGGGCGTTTCGGCCGCGGGTGTTGCGCGATGTCAGCGCGCTCGATCTGTCGACCACCGTGCTCGGCACGAAAGTAAACTTACCGGTTCTTATCGCGCCCTGCGGCGGTCACAAGCGCGCCCATCCCGACGGCGAGATCGCGACCTATCGCGCCGCCACGGCGTGCGGCACGATCCTC
Proteins encoded in this window:
- a CDS encoding extracellular solute-binding protein, whose product is MMRLGYSWLVILIALGDATAFAQTKASDKEWAAIVDGAKKEGKVVVAGSPDPVMRNDVIPKFTARYGIPVEFIAGRSSEITGRVKTERAAGIYSVDVFLAGPDTTATVLYGEKLIDPLKPVLVMPEVADGAKWKRGKIWFADPEERFVVRAFSSVATMLFINTDNVKPEELRAAKDLLNPKWRSKISAEDPTAIGSGSNAAARFYHDLGEDFVRKLYVEQKTVRTRERRQMTDWLARGTQPICLNCREDDVRPLIKDGFKLLEIFELVDMPPSINGSPWMMTLANKAPNPKAAQLFANWMIAKEGLETYARGYGSATLRTDIDESFLNPANLPKKNIKYFDDTDWKWVISGRQEYREKVWQVLKGK
- a CDS encoding alkaline phosphatase; this encodes MRLLIRHFFSPEGTSESSPKSPLSYRRLSYVLAIAALLSFPRSLPAQNGAQVLAGAGDIASCDTDKAQATAKLLDKIPGSIFTAGDNVYPNGTHQEFIECYGLSWGRHRGRTRPALGNHDYETKQAAPYFKYFGANAGPAGRGHYSYDLGAWHILSLNSNTNAPTWGTQQEEWLRKDLAANPSACKLAYWHHPFVSSGKNHGNSPHMRNLFAILYRHGADVAVSGHDHIYERFGPQDADGKADGRGVRQFIAGTGGAALYEIGVVKPNSQVRNSATHGVIKFTLHATSYDWEFIPIAGQSFRDRGSASCHGTKATK